A genome region from Candidatus Manganitrophaceae bacterium includes the following:
- a CDS encoding adenylosuccinate lyase, with the protein MIDRYSRPRMSAIWASANKYEMWLKVELLACEAMVREGEVPESAFNVIRSKARIDPDRIDALEKVVKHDVIAFLSSITEKVGEEGRFLHMGMTSSDVLDTALALQMREAADLLIEDLVSLLELLKEKAVQYKETIMIGRSHGIHGEPVTFGLKIAIWYAEMERNLVRMREAREIISFGKISGAMGTYAHLSPSVEDYVCGKLGLKPEPVSNQIVQRDRHAQYLQALALIAASLEKFSVEIRHLQRTEVLEAEEPFETGQKGSSAMPHKRNPVGSENICGLARVIRSNASAALEDIPLWHERDISHSSVERIILPDSTVLLDYMLVRFTKIMRGLVVYPDRMRQNLERTGGTLFSQKVLICLIKKGMEREEAYEMVQRTAMSVYEKGGSFKESLKKDHKLSSYLSAKEVDACFDPKQYLLHIDRVYKRVFHE; encoded by the coding sequence ATGATTGATCGGTACAGCCGACCCCGGATGTCTGCCATCTGGGCCTCAGCGAATAAGTACGAGATGTGGTTGAAGGTTGAGCTTCTTGCCTGTGAAGCCATGGTCCGTGAAGGAGAAGTTCCGGAGTCGGCCTTCAATGTAATTCGATCAAAAGCCAGGATTGATCCAGACCGGATCGACGCCCTGGAAAAGGTGGTTAAGCATGATGTGATCGCCTTCCTTTCCTCCATCACCGAGAAGGTGGGAGAAGAAGGACGCTTCCTCCACATGGGAATGACCTCCTCCGATGTACTCGATACCGCCCTTGCGCTCCAGATGCGTGAGGCGGCCGATCTTTTGATTGAAGATCTTGTTTCCCTCCTTGAACTTCTTAAAGAAAAAGCGGTGCAATATAAAGAGACCATTATGATCGGACGCTCCCACGGCATACATGGAGAACCGGTCACCTTTGGTCTGAAAATAGCGATATGGTATGCGGAGATGGAACGCAACCTTGTTCGCATGCGTGAAGCGAGGGAAATCATTTCATTCGGGAAAATTTCTGGCGCCATGGGGACCTATGCCCATCTCTCCCCCTCTGTTGAAGACTACGTGTGCGGTAAACTCGGACTGAAGCCTGAACCGGTTTCAAATCAGATTGTCCAAAGGGACCGTCATGCTCAGTATCTACAGGCCCTTGCTCTGATTGCGGCCAGCCTTGAGAAGTTTTCCGTAGAGATTCGACATCTTCAACGGACGGAGGTTCTTGAGGCGGAAGAGCCTTTTGAGACGGGGCAAAAGGGTTCATCGGCGATGCCGCATAAGCGCAACCCGGTCGGTTCAGAGAATATTTGCGGTTTGGCCCGGGTGATCCGGTCAAATGCCTCCGCTGCCCTTGAAGATATCCCCTTATGGCATGAGAGGGACATCAGCCATTCTTCGGTTGAACGGATTATTCTTCCGGACAGTACGGTGTTGCTTGATTATATGCTGGTCAGATTTACAAAGATCATGCGAGGTCTGGTTGTTTATCCGGATAGAATGCGCCAAAATCTTGAACGTACGGGTGGAACTCTCTTTTCGCAAAAGGTTCTGATTTGTCTCATTAAGAAAGGCATGGAGCGAGAGGAGGCTTATGAGATGGTCCAGAGAACCGCGATGTCGGTCTATGAAAAAGGGGGATCATTTAAAGAGTCTCTCAAAAAGGACCATAAGCTATCCTCTTATCTGAGCGCGAAGGAAGTGGATGCCT
- the glnA gene encoding type I glutamate--ammonia ligase, with the protein MTPKEVMEFARKNNVKLVDFKFVDFIGSWQHFVTPISEFSEEIFEEGSGFDGSSIRGWAAINNSDMLAVPDPTTAIMDPFAKIPTLSVICTIKDPILNVAYEKDPRTIAKKAEAYLKSTGIGDIAYFGPEAEFFIFDGIRFDQGPDSGYYFIESEEAAWNSGKEGVNLGHKPRHKQGYFPVPPVDSQEDLRGEMVLEMEKAGIRIEKEHHEVATAGQAEIDMRFDSLVKMADKLMLYKYIAKNVAKRHNKTVTFMPKPIFGDNGSGMHVHQSIWKKGEPLFAGDDYAGVSKMCLYYIGGILKHATALAALTNPTTNSYKRLTPGFEAPVNLAYSSRNRSASIRIPMYSNNPKTKRIEVRFPDPTCNPYLAFSAMLLAGLDGIENKIDPGEAVDKNLYELDAKEAAALKTMPASLEEALDALEADHAFLLKGDVFTEDIIQTWISYKRENEVDAIRVRPHPYEFSLYYDI; encoded by the coding sequence ATGACACCCAAAGAGGTAATGGAGTTTGCCCGAAAAAACAATGTAAAGCTGGTCGACTTTAAGTTTGTCGATTTTATAGGCAGCTGGCAGCACTTTGTAACGCCGATCAGTGAGTTCTCAGAGGAGATATTTGAAGAGGGATCCGGTTTTGACGGCTCAAGTATCCGCGGCTGGGCCGCGATCAACAACAGCGATATGCTGGCGGTTCCTGATCCTACCACAGCCATCATGGACCCTTTTGCGAAAATACCGACGCTTTCAGTGATTTGCACCATTAAGGATCCTATCCTGAATGTGGCTTACGAGAAAGATCCCCGTACGATTGCGAAAAAGGCAGAAGCATACCTGAAGTCAACAGGCATTGGTGATATTGCCTATTTCGGGCCCGAAGCCGAGTTTTTTATCTTCGACGGAATCCGTTTTGATCAGGGACCCGATTCCGGGTATTATTTTATCGAATCGGAAGAAGCGGCCTGGAATAGTGGCAAAGAGGGCGTGAACCTTGGCCACAAGCCCCGACATAAGCAGGGTTACTTTCCGGTCCCGCCAGTTGATAGCCAGGAAGATCTCCGGGGCGAAATGGTTCTCGAGATGGAAAAGGCCGGTATCCGGATCGAAAAAGAACATCACGAAGTGGCGACAGCCGGCCAGGCCGAAATAGACATGCGCTTTGACTCATTGGTGAAAATGGCTGATAAGCTCATGCTGTATAAATATATCGCCAAAAATGTCGCAAAACGGCATAACAAAACGGTGACCTTCATGCCGAAGCCCATTTTTGGGGACAACGGATCAGGAATGCACGTCCATCAGAGTATCTGGAAAAAGGGGGAGCCACTCTTCGCGGGGGATGACTATGCCGGAGTCAGCAAGATGTGTCTTTATTATATCGGCGGTATTTTAAAACATGCCACCGCTTTGGCAGCCTTGACAAATCCGACAACCAATTCCTACAAACGTCTCACGCCCGGCTTCGAGGCCCCGGTTAATCTGGCCTATTCGAGCCGGAATCGGAGTGCTTCTATCCGTATTCCGATGTATTCGAACAACCCGAAGACAAAGCGGATTGAAGTTCGGTTCCCGGATCCGACCTGCAACCCCTATCTGGCCTTCAGTGCCATGCTTCTGGCGGGACTGGACGGGATAGAGAACAAGATCGATCCCGGAGAAGCGGTTGATAAGAACCTTTATGAGCTGGACGCAAAAGAGGCGGCGGCACTTAAGACGATGCCGGCAAGTCTGGAAGAGGCATTGGATGCCTTGGAGGCCGATCATGCCTTCCTGCTGAAGGGGGATGTCTTTACAGAGGATATCATCCAGACCTGGATTTCCTATAAGAGAGAAAATGAGGTGGACGCAATTCGTGTCCGTCCGCATCCTTACGAATTTTCTCTTTATTACGACATTTAA
- a CDS encoding bifunctional 3,4-dihydroxy-2-butanone-4-phosphate synthase/GTP cyclohydrolase II, producing the protein MKFQVIEEALADLKKGKMVILSDDEDRENEGDLVIAAEKITHEGINFMAKHGRGLICLTLTEDHAEHLQLSPMTRENTSSFGTNFTISIDSRKGVTTGISAMDRAMTIQAAVNPKAEPDDLVRPGHIFPIKAQNGGVLKRAGQTEGSVDLARLAGLIPAGVICEIMNEDGSMSRMPDLLAFGRRHGLRLVTIKDLIGYRMVRESLVKRVAEANLPTEYGDFKAIAYQNEIDHECHIALVKGKVKGKRPVLVRVHSGCVTGDIFVSKRCDCGEQLHAAMKRIEQEKAGVLLYLNQEGRGIGLVNKLKAYALQDSGRDTVQANIDLGFKDDLRDYGIGAQILVDLGLRKIRLMTNNPRKIVGLDGYGLEVSERVPIEVAPHEKNVHYLRTKKDKLGHILSQV; encoded by the coding sequence GTGAAATTTCAGGTCATTGAGGAGGCGCTCGCTGACCTCAAAAAGGGGAAGATGGTCATCCTCAGTGATGATGAGGATCGAGAAAATGAAGGCGATCTGGTCATTGCGGCGGAGAAGATCACCCATGAGGGGATCAACTTCATGGCGAAGCATGGCCGGGGTCTGATCTGTCTGACTCTCACCGAAGATCATGCAGAGCACTTGCAACTGAGTCCGATGACCCGTGAAAATACCTCTTCTTTCGGAACGAATTTTACAATTTCAATCGATTCCCGGAAAGGGGTGACTACTGGAATTTCTGCGATGGATCGTGCGATGACCATTCAGGCAGCGGTCAATCCCAAGGCGGAGCCGGATGATCTGGTTCGGCCCGGGCATATCTTCCCGATCAAGGCCCAAAATGGAGGAGTGTTAAAACGGGCGGGCCAGACGGAAGGCTCGGTCGATCTGGCCCGTTTGGCAGGTCTTATCCCGGCAGGGGTGATCTGCGAGATCATGAATGAAGATGGGTCAATGTCCCGTATGCCTGACCTGCTTGCGTTTGGCCGTCGCCATGGTCTGAGGTTGGTGACCATCAAGGACCTGATTGGATATCGAATGGTGCGGGAGTCCCTTGTTAAGCGCGTTGCCGAGGCAAATCTGCCAACGGAATATGGGGACTTCAAGGCGATCGCCTACCAGAATGAGATTGATCATGAGTGTCATATTGCGCTTGTGAAAGGAAAGGTCAAGGGAAAGCGGCCCGTTCTGGTTCGTGTCCATTCCGGATGCGTCACCGGGGACATCTTCGTTTCGAAACGTTGCGACTGTGGAGAGCAATTACATGCGGCCATGAAGCGGATTGAGCAGGAAAAGGCGGGTGTTCTGCTTTACCTGAATCAGGAGGGTCGGGGAATTGGTCTGGTCAACAAGCTCAAGGCCTATGCGCTCCAGGACAGTGGACGTGATACGGTCCAAGCGAACATTGATCTTGGTTTCAAGGATGATCTGAGGGATTATGGGATCGGAGCTCAAATATTGGTCGATCTTGGTCTCCGAAAAATCCGTTTAATGACTAATAATCCGAGAAAAATCGTTGGCTTGGATGGTTATGGTCTGGAAGTTAGCGAGCGTGTGCCGATCGAAGTTGCCCCTCACGAAAAAAATGTCCATTATCTTCGAACCAAGAAGGACAAGCTGGGACACATTTTAAGCCAGGTCTGA
- a CDS encoding NAD+ synthase, with protein sequence MRILRIALAQINCTVGDLSGNVEKISDAIDRARKDKVDLIAFPELAIPGYPPEDLLLKPQFIDDNLNALGQVVQKSDGITVVVGFIHREEALYNAAAVIHHGRIGLVYQKCYLPNYGVFDENRYFHAGETAPVFTLQGVSVGVNICEDIWYPEGPVRAQSLAGGAELIVNINASPYHAEKGKLREEMLAARARENAVMVAYVNMVGGQDELVFDGGSLLFNEQGVLQGRGEQFEESLMIMDLSLDGVLQARWRKSRRRKVKLTTDFPEVKKWVFSEKKEKLRRKTRVPVILKKYALLREIYHALTLGLTDYVRKNGFKCGVIGLSGGIDSALTAAIAVDALGKENVVGVFMPSRYTSPESVEDVRTLAENLKIRLITHSIEPLFQSYLSLLSKPFKGWDEDITEENLQSRIRGNILMALSNKFGWIVLTTGNKSEFSVGYTTLYGDMAGGFAVIKDIWKRSVYKLARARNRWGKRVIPSRILTRPPTAELRLNQTDQDSLPPYDILDPILWAYVEEDKRFDEIVAMGFEQGTVSRVIALVDASEFKRRQSPVGIKITPRALGKDRRMPITNRYRSFYQVEKETNVKDEMNRKRKEKISGKRRKKIA encoded by the coding sequence ATGAGAATCCTGCGAATTGCTTTAGCTCAGATAAACTGTACCGTCGGAGACCTCTCTGGGAATGTCGAGAAAATCAGTGACGCGATCGACCGGGCAAGGAAGGATAAGGTCGATCTGATTGCTTTTCCGGAATTGGCGATCCCGGGTTATCCCCCTGAAGACCTTCTCCTTAAACCGCAGTTTATTGATGACAATTTGAATGCACTTGGCCAGGTGGTTCAGAAGAGCGACGGGATTACAGTTGTGGTCGGGTTCATTCACCGTGAGGAAGCGCTGTATAACGCCGCGGCCGTTATACATCACGGACGTATCGGCCTGGTCTATCAGAAATGCTACCTCCCTAATTACGGTGTTTTTGATGAAAACCGTTATTTTCATGCCGGGGAAACGGCACCTGTCTTTACCCTACAGGGCGTTTCTGTCGGCGTGAATATTTGTGAAGATATCTGGTATCCGGAAGGTCCTGTCCGTGCCCAATCCCTGGCAGGGGGGGCGGAGCTGATTGTCAATATTAACGCTTCTCCTTATCATGCTGAAAAGGGAAAGTTACGTGAAGAAATGCTGGCGGCGCGTGCCAGGGAAAATGCTGTCATGGTGGCTTACGTCAACATGGTGGGTGGACAGGATGAGCTCGTGTTTGATGGAGGAAGCCTCCTGTTTAATGAACAGGGAGTTCTTCAGGGGCGAGGGGAACAATTCGAAGAGTCATTGATGATCATGGATCTTTCCCTTGATGGTGTTTTACAGGCAAGATGGCGGAAATCCAGGCGGAGAAAAGTAAAATTGACAACCGATTTTCCTGAAGTAAAAAAATGGGTTTTCAGTGAAAAGAAAGAGAAGCTCAGGCGGAAGACGCGTGTTCCTGTTATTCTAAAAAAGTATGCTCTGCTGCGCGAGATTTATCATGCCCTGACCCTGGGGCTGACTGATTATGTCAGAAAAAACGGGTTCAAATGTGGAGTGATCGGTCTTTCAGGAGGAATTGATTCCGCCTTGACCGCTGCGATCGCCGTTGATGCCCTGGGAAAAGAAAATGTTGTCGGTGTGTTTATGCCGTCTCGTTATACCTCTCCGGAGAGTGTAGAAGATGTTCGGACCCTTGCTGAGAATCTGAAGATTCGCTTGATTACCCATTCTATTGAACCACTATTTCAATCCTATCTCTCCCTCCTTTCCAAGCCATTTAAAGGATGGGATGAGGACATCACAGAAGAAAACCTCCAGTCCCGTATTCGGGGAAATATTCTGATGGCCCTTTCGAACAAGTTTGGGTGGATTGTTCTGACGACAGGGAATAAGAGTGAGTTCAGTGTTGGATATACGACACTCTATGGTGATATGGCGGGCGGTTTTGCCGTCATCAAGGATATCTGGAAGCGATCTGTCTACAAGCTTGCAAGAGCGCGAAACAGATGGGGGAAACGGGTGATCCCTTCACGTATTTTAACCCGGCCTCCCACTGCAGAGTTGCGCCTGAACCAGACGGATCAGGACAGTCTTCCTCCTTATGATATCCTCGACCCGATATTGTGGGCTTATGTGGAGGAGGACAAGCGTTTTGATGAAATTGTGGCGATGGGTTTTGAGCAGGGGACCGTTTCAAGGGTGATTGCCCTGGTCGATGCGTCGGAGTTCAAACGAAGACAATCCCCGGTCGGGATCAAGATTACTCCGCGTGCCCTGGGGAAAGATCGCCGGATGCCGATTACCAACCGGTACCGTAGTTTTTATCAGGTGGAGAAAGAAACCAATGTGAAAGATGAAATGAACAGGAAGCGGAAGGAAAAAATCTCAGGAAAAAGGAGGAAAAAGATCGCATGA
- a CDS encoding 6,7-dimethyl-8-ribityllumazine synthase produces MKVRRWKGGKIGAGLRFGLIVSRFNRPITNGLLKGALETFEERGTRPEDIEIASVPGAFEIPGVAKQIGLLGRFHSLVCLGAVIQGETPHFHYICTEVSRGIGQLSLELGLPVIFGILTTTTVEQASARSGRHRNRGSEAALAAIEMAHLYKNFK; encoded by the coding sequence ATGAAGGTGCGTCGGTGGAAGGGGGGGAAGATTGGGGCCGGTTTGCGGTTTGGACTTATTGTCAGCAGGTTCAACCGACCGATTACCAATGGCCTTCTGAAGGGAGCGCTTGAGACTTTCGAAGAACGAGGGACGAGGCCTGAGGATATTGAAATTGCCTCTGTTCCAGGAGCCTTCGAGATCCCCGGTGTGGCGAAACAAATCGGGCTTCTGGGACGGTTTCATTCACTGGTCTGTTTGGGGGCGGTGATTCAAGGTGAAACCCCCCATTTTCACTATATATGTACCGAAGTCAGTCGAGGCATAGGCCAACTCTCGCTTGAACTCGGTTTGCCTGTTATCTTTGGTATCTTAACAACAACGACGGTAGAACAAGCCTCTGCCCGATCGGGTCGTCATAGAAACAGGGGATCAGAGGCGGCGTTGGCTGCGATCGAGATGGCACATTTGTATAAAAACTTTAAGTGA
- the nusB gene encoding transcription antitermination factor NusB codes for MGFRRKSRELALQVLFQDDFCPGQDGPTARVSILKKAVSQVRSFAELLVEGVFLHRDEIDLIIGRYTENWSPERMALIDRCVLRFSTFELLYLEEIPPKVTINEAIEIAKKYGNEDSGAFVNGILDHIHQDLTPLRAGHQKIETSGDAD; via the coding sequence ATGGGATTCAGACGAAAATCAAGAGAATTGGCCCTTCAGGTTCTTTTTCAGGACGATTTTTGTCCGGGTCAAGATGGGCCAACAGCACGGGTTTCGATCCTGAAGAAGGCGGTCTCGCAAGTCCGGTCCTTTGCGGAACTTCTTGTGGAAGGGGTTTTTCTGCACCGGGATGAGATCGATCTGATTATTGGTCGTTACACGGAAAATTGGTCTCCTGAAAGGATGGCCCTGATAGATCGGTGTGTTCTTCGATTTTCCACCTTCGAACTTCTCTATCTAGAAGAGATCCCCCCGAAGGTGACGATTAATGAGGCGATCGAAATTGCAAAAAAATATGGGAATGAAGATTCTGGTGCGTTTGTAAACGGGATCCTGGATCACATTCATCAAGATTTAACGCCATTAAGGGCTGGTCACCAAAAGATTGAGACTTCTGGCGATGCAGATTAA